In Methanoregula sp., a single genomic region encodes these proteins:
- a CDS encoding SIMPL domain-containing protein (The SIMPL domain is named for its presence in mouse protein SIMPL (signalling molecule that associates with mouse pelle-like kinase). Bacterial member BP26, from Brucella, was shown to assemble into a channel-like structure, while YggE from E. coli has been associated with resistance to oxidative stress.), which yields MTERKSLLILTLVILAITCVGIAAAVTDSSNDNVIQASGTGNVIGTPDRAQVTFSVETENPDVKVAQQDNAIRMAKVIDALVATGIPRDALKTTGYNIYPVYEDTAKSLFDQKVRTYRVTNTLTVTLHDVSRTGEVIDVAVANGINQASSIQFLLSDEQSQVLRTEALKEAVARARADADTVAAAMGTNITGVQRADISGGYFPVRYENYQYDAGNAMMKSAVPTPIQPGDITVSAQVSITYLIR from the coding sequence ATGACCGAAAGAAAGTCGCTCTTAATACTCACCCTCGTCATTTTGGCGATAACATGTGTCGGGATTGCTGCTGCTGTTACCGACTCGAGTAATGATAACGTGATCCAGGCATCCGGTACCGGTAATGTAATCGGCACTCCTGATCGTGCGCAGGTTACGTTCTCAGTTGAAACGGAAAATCCCGATGTGAAGGTTGCGCAACAGGACAATGCCATAAGGATGGCAAAAGTAATTGACGCGCTCGTTGCCACAGGCATTCCCCGGGACGCACTCAAGACCACCGGATATAACATTTACCCGGTGTACGAAGATACTGCCAAGTCCCTGTTCGACCAGAAGGTCCGCACCTACCGGGTCACCAATACCCTGACCGTCACCCTCCATGATGTAAGCAGGACCGGCGAAGTCATTGATGTTGCAGTTGCAAACGGCATCAACCAGGCAAGCTCCATCCAGTTTCTCCTTTCGGATGAACAGTCACAGGTTCTCCGCACCGAGGCCTTGAAAGAGGCAGTTGCACGGGCACGGGCAGATGCGGATACGGTTGCAGCAGCAATGGGCACTAATATTACCGGTGTGCAGAGGGCCGACATCAGTGGAGGGTATTTTCCCGTCCGTTATGAAAATTACCAGTACGATGCAGGTAATGCAATGATGAAATCGGCAGTACCCACCCCGATCCAGCCAGGGGATATCACGGTCAGCGCACAGGTATCCATCACTTACCTGATCCGCTAA
- a CDS encoding 3-isopropylmalate dehydratase large subunit: protein MGATIVEKIFSRKCGSDIRAGEVVMAPIDGAMIHDITGPLAIQKFYEMGGSKVFDPEHVIMLFDHQIPADSIPAAENHVYMRKFAAEQGIFNYDINEGVCHQVVLEKGRAAPGEIVVGADSHTCMYGAAGAFATGIGSTDMGFVLKYGALYFKVPETIRAEVSGKFPKRVGAKDLILSIAADIGADGATYQAIEFAGKTISKLDMPGRMTLCNMAIEMGGKAGIVEPDKITWEYMKGRRKMKSFKLESDEDAKYASKRIYNVSDMEPQVAVPHNVDTGVPVSKVAGTHVDQVFIGSCTNGRFEDLEEAAEVLGKKKFNRNIRVIIIPASRDEYLKTLKAGLIGKFVKAGALVEAPCCGPCMGGAFGLLAPGEVSLSTSNRNFKGRQGSTEGKVYLCSPATAAASAITGVITDPREV from the coding sequence ATGGGAGCAACTATCGTAGAGAAAATTTTTTCTCGAAAATGTGGCAGCGATATACGAGCCGGTGAAGTGGTCATGGCCCCGATTGACGGGGCGATGATTCACGATATTACCGGACCGCTTGCTATCCAGAAGTTCTACGAGATGGGTGGATCCAAAGTTTTTGACCCGGAACACGTCATTATGCTCTTTGACCACCAGATTCCCGCAGATTCCATTCCCGCGGCAGAGAACCATGTTTACATGCGAAAATTTGCCGCAGAGCAGGGTATTTTCAACTATGACATCAATGAGGGTGTCTGTCACCAGGTAGTGCTCGAGAAAGGCAGAGCAGCGCCGGGTGAGATCGTGGTCGGGGCTGATTCGCATACCTGCATGTATGGAGCAGCCGGAGCATTTGCTACCGGTATCGGTTCAACCGATATGGGTTTTGTCCTGAAATACGGAGCCCTGTACTTCAAGGTACCCGAGACCATTCGTGCCGAAGTATCGGGGAAGTTTCCCAAGCGGGTCGGGGCAAAAGACCTGATCCTTTCCATTGCCGCAGATATCGGGGCAGACGGGGCAACCTACCAGGCAATTGAGTTTGCCGGAAAAACCATTTCGAAACTTGATATGCCGGGCCGGATGACGCTGTGCAACATGGCTATTGAGATGGGCGGAAAAGCCGGCATTGTCGAGCCGGACAAAATCACCTGGGAATACATGAAGGGGCGGCGCAAGATGAAGTCGTTCAAGCTTGAGAGCGATGAGGATGCAAAATACGCAAGCAAACGTATCTACAATGTTTCGGACATGGAACCGCAGGTTGCCGTCCCCCACAATGTGGATACCGGGGTGCCGGTGAGCAAGGTTGCCGGAACGCACGTAGATCAGGTTTTTATCGGTTCCTGCACGAACGGGCGGTTTGAGGATCTGGAGGAAGCAGCAGAAGTGCTGGGCAAGAAAAAGTTCAACCGGAACATCAGAGTAATCATCATCCCGGCATCCCGGGACGAATACTTAAAGACCTTAAAGGCCGGGCTTATCGGGAAGTTCGTAAAGGCCGGAGCACTCGTAGAAGCTCCGTGCTGCGGCCCCTGCATGGGCGGGGCATTCGGGCTCTTAGCACCCGGCGAAGTATCGCTGTCAACCTCGAACCGGAACTTTAAGGGCCGGCAGGGAAGCACCGAGGGCAAGGTATACCTCTGTTCCCCGGCAACCGCTGCGGCAAGTGCGATCACGGGTGTTATCACCGACCCAAGGGAGGTGTGA
- a CDS encoding 3-isopropylmalate dehydratase small subunit, whose protein sequence is MRVWKFGDDIDTDAIIPGRFLTIYDPKELAKHAFEGTRDEYAKKVKAGDIVVGGRNFGCGSSREHAPLALIGGGVKVVVAQSFARIFFRNSVNVGVLPVVCKDADKIADGAKITLDIKKGFIEADGKQFKTEPVPEFMQGIIDAGGLVEYAKNLREVPVCTR, encoded by the coding sequence ATGCGTGTCTGGAAATTCGGCGACGATATCGATACCGATGCTATCATACCGGGCCGGTTCCTGACCATCTATGATCCTAAGGAACTCGCAAAACACGCCTTTGAAGGCACCCGGGACGAGTATGCAAAGAAAGTAAAAGCGGGAGATATCGTCGTCGGAGGTCGTAACTTCGGCTGCGGCTCTTCCCGCGAACACGCCCCGCTCGCCCTCATTGGCGGAGGGGTAAAAGTGGTAGTAGCCCAGTCGTTTGCCCGGATATTCTTCAGGAATTCCGTGAATGTCGGGGTGCTTCCCGTAGTCTGCAAGGATGCAGACAAGATCGCCGACGGGGCAAAGATCACCCTGGATATCAAGAAGGGATTCATCGAAGCAGACGGTAAGCAGTTTAAAACCGAGCCGGTGCCGGAGTTCATGCAGGGGATTATCGATGCCGGCGGGCTAGTGGAATACGCGAAGAATCTCAGGGAGGTACCGGTATGTACAAGATAG
- a CDS encoding isocitrate/isopropylmalate family dehydrogenase — protein sequence MYKIAAIGGDGIGPEIVAEGKKVLEAAGERFNFDIQWADFDIGADRYINSGKLVTEDELKELSKFKAIYFGAIGDERVKPGILEKGILLALRFHFDMYVNLRPIKLLNGVETPLAGKTPADIDFVVVRENTEDFYVGIGSRFKKHEKKELNVIRDMYSVKFGLDVESDAEEIAYQIGVITREGSRRVQTYAFDLAMRREKKLTSVDKANVLSDVYGLWRDVFTETAKKYPDVKTDFNFVDAVTMWFVKNPEWFDVVVTPNMFGDIITDLGAMIQGGLGLAPGGNINPKGTSMFEPIHGSAPKYKGMSVANPIATIWAGSLLLDHIGEHKAAAAVVSAIEKSIKDGVVTKDMGGSARTTKAGSYIAECVKKGK from the coding sequence ATGTACAAGATAGCCGCAATCGGCGGAGATGGGATCGGCCCGGAGATCGTGGCCGAGGGAAAGAAGGTATTAGAAGCAGCAGGAGAGCGGTTCAACTTCGATATCCAGTGGGCGGATTTCGATATCGGGGCGGACCGGTACATCAATTCAGGAAAACTTGTCACTGAAGATGAACTGAAGGAACTCTCGAAGTTCAAGGCGATCTATTTCGGTGCAATCGGCGATGAGCGGGTCAAACCGGGTATCCTTGAAAAAGGCATTCTGCTGGCGCTGCGCTTCCACTTCGACATGTACGTCAACCTCCGCCCCATCAAACTCTTAAACGGTGTCGAGACCCCGCTGGCCGGCAAGACTCCTGCGGATATTGATTTTGTCGTGGTCCGGGAGAACACCGAAGATTTCTACGTAGGGATCGGTTCCCGGTTCAAGAAACACGAGAAGAAGGAGCTTAACGTAATCCGCGATATGTACAGCGTGAAATTCGGTCTCGACGTGGAGAGCGATGCAGAGGAGATCGCTTATCAGATTGGGGTCATCACCCGCGAGGGTTCACGCCGGGTCCAGACCTATGCCTTTGACCTTGCCATGCGGCGGGAGAAGAAACTCACTTCCGTGGACAAGGCAAACGTGCTCTCAGATGTGTACGGCCTCTGGCGGGATGTGTTTACCGAGACGGCAAAGAAGTATCCCGATGTCAAGACGGATTTCAACTTTGTCGATGCTGTCACCATGTGGTTTGTCAAGAACCCCGAGTGGTTCGATGTCGTCGTCACGCCCAACATGTTTGGCGATATCATCACCGATCTCGGTGCGATGATCCAGGGTGGCCTGGGCTTAGCCCCCGGCGGCAACATCAACCCGAAGGGCACCTCGATGTTCGAGCCGATCCACGGTTCGGCCCCCAAGTACAAGGGCATGAGTGTTGCAAACCCGATCGCCACCATCTGGGCAGGATCGTTGCTGCTCGATCATATTGGCGAGCACAAGGCAGCAGCAGCAGTTGTCTCTGCTATCGAGAAGAGCATCAAAGACGGTGTGGTGACCAAGGATATGGGCGGCTCGGCACGGACGACCAAAGCCGGGTCGTATATTGCCGAGTGTGTGAAGAAAGGGAAATAA
- a CDS encoding DUF998 domain-containing protein has product MTYTSRTRAGVLIFIGTAWFLMGIIVSEALYPGYKVTQMISDLGVGSTAPIFNSAIFGFGLLLIAAAYLLHTGRINRGFLVLLALTGVGAAGVGIFPETVVIPHVISAITVFICGGLCAISAYRIFTTPWSWISPALGIITLVATVLLGAKCYLGLGAGGMERMIAYPLIIWAIGTGAFLMAPESG; this is encoded by the coding sequence ATGACGTACACAAGCAGAACCCGGGCGGGCGTACTCATATTCATCGGGACTGCGTGGTTCCTGATGGGGATCATTGTTTCCGAAGCGCTCTATCCCGGTTACAAGGTAACGCAGATGATCAGCGATCTCGGGGTTGGATCTACTGCACCGATCTTCAACTCCGCAATCTTCGGTTTCGGTCTCCTGCTCATTGCAGCGGCATATCTGCTCCATACAGGAAGAATCAACCGCGGGTTTCTTGTCCTGCTGGCCCTGACCGGCGTCGGGGCCGCGGGTGTTGGGATCTTTCCTGAAACCGTAGTCATCCCGCATGTGATCAGTGCGATCACGGTCTTTATCTGCGGCGGGTTGTGTGCGATATCTGCATACCGGATATTTACCACGCCATGGTCATGGATCTCACCGGCCCTCGGTATTATCACCCTCGTTGCCACGGTGCTGCTCGGCGCGAAGTGCTACCTCGGTCTTGGCGCCGGGGGCATGGAACGGATGATCGCTTACCCGCTCATTATCTGGGCAATCGGTACCGGGGCGTTTCTTATGGCACCGGAATCCGGATAA
- a CDS encoding PEGA domain-containing protein — translation MLKSCPRCGSSVQDKMQFCTNCGAALNTNGTPEIMPVKPEPDPVKKAGLQRQYLLIAAVFIIFLVGGVGYLFTQNSLFVQSDPVGAGVYLDSEFRGITPCVMHNLLPGEYHLELRREGYPPWKKNISVTVGQAGTISADLSDNLIPEVTVACFSAEMIQNTTGPATCIYKKGEAVLLSGTAVRPHPNDNPNVTISVYSEGTAAPIKTQFAGIRPDNTYNHTVNSTMLPSGNYHLVASLPSGQNSTVAFIIESQEDTNIRILQQIVEDYHKIHTYTLEDYFVCADMAQDVWNIVDTQGMRALLVAGNIQNPDADWKDYNHVWVIVEAAPKQWVALETTGGFLVYKKDNPGYYRGIFFENPKDLKTNMDLRRDANNEIDRFATIVSQYNTKVSAYNTELDYYRSLTDSYNQKYAGQNLTYAEYQESLGAKNTLDSEELKLVQLKAELEQLTVTYNNEKQIMDRITAQMNALSAKGANLMTS, via the coding sequence ATGCTGAAATCGTGTCCCCGGTGTGGGTCATCAGTACAGGATAAGATGCAGTTCTGCACTAACTGCGGAGCTGCATTAAATACTAATGGCACGCCGGAAATCATGCCCGTAAAACCTGAGCCGGACCCGGTAAAAAAAGCCGGCCTGCAAAGACAGTACCTGCTTATTGCAGCAGTATTCATAATTTTCCTTGTTGGAGGGGTGGGGTATCTCTTCACCCAAAACTCCCTTTTTGTCCAGTCCGATCCCGTGGGGGCGGGAGTGTACCTGGATTCAGAATTCCGGGGAATAACCCCGTGTGTAATGCACAACCTGCTCCCGGGAGAGTATCATCTGGAACTCCGTCGCGAGGGATATCCCCCGTGGAAAAAGAATATTAGTGTCACCGTGGGCCAGGCAGGAACCATCAGTGCTGACTTATCTGATAATCTCATCCCGGAGGTAACGGTTGCGTGCTTTTCGGCAGAGATGATACAAAATACTACGGGACCGGCGACCTGTATATACAAAAAAGGAGAAGCGGTTTTACTCTCCGGTACAGCAGTAAGGCCCCATCCAAACGATAATCCCAATGTAACGATCTCTGTCTATTCGGAGGGAACCGCAGCACCGATTAAAACTCAATTTGCTGGTATCCGCCCGGATAACACCTATAATCATACCGTAAACAGCACCATGTTACCGAGCGGAAATTACCATCTGGTTGCATCACTTCCCTCGGGTCAGAACTCAACAGTTGCATTTATCATCGAAAGCCAGGAAGACACCAATATCCGTATTTTACAACAGATTGTAGAAGATTACCACAAAATCCACACCTATACCCTTGAGGATTACTTCGTCTGCGCAGATATGGCGCAGGATGTCTGGAATATCGTTGACACACAAGGTATGCGGGCATTACTGGTTGCGGGAAATATCCAGAACCCGGATGCAGACTGGAAAGATTATAATCATGTATGGGTTATCGTAGAAGCAGCCCCGAAGCAATGGGTTGCTTTAGAGACAACGGGTGGTTTTCTCGTTTATAAAAAAGACAATCCCGGTTACTATCGCGGCATCTTCTTTGAGAACCCCAAAGACTTAAAAACTAATATGGATTTGAGACGTGATGCTAACAACGAGATTGACCGGTTTGCAACGATTGTCAGCCAGTACAATACGAAAGTAAGCGCATACAATACTGAACTGGACTATTACCGTTCCCTCACCGATTCCTATAATCAAAAATATGCTGGTCAGAACCTGACCTATGCAGAATATCAGGAGTCATTGGGTGCAAAAAACACTCTTGATTCCGAAGAACTGAAATTAGTTCAGTTAAAAGCCGAACTTGAACAACTCACTGTCACCTACAATAATGAAAAACAGATCATGGACCGAATTACCGCCCAGATGAACGCGCTTTCGGCAAAAGGCGCGAATCTCATGACCTCCTGA
- a CDS encoding amidohydrolase family protein encodes MKKHFIFLVLVLIISLYSTGCMAPQNSGSVMQNPQIPSVPPNDSQIITNTSGSGVPLTQITALPVNLTDKNEQIKTFAESIRKIKKTGIHNIPIIDVEFHWDKDMDIGKIIDNMDRNGVALTWLGPNEQQGSEESLRLNKLYPDKFVPTTVHGDGPLWHGSDMNFLDKLNREVRSGDYFAMGEFEARHYPSSTNNRDVHMPLDSNTFELVFKASNDTGVPFLIHHEAEDAMLPELEKTLTKYPKAKVVWCHFGRNRNPVTWSKFTTPDAARELLIKYPNLYFDIVQSQPGSKYQTGYVDAIMYDTTQSPSTLKPEWKKVIEEFPDRFVLGSDINGGRFGSYDQVLNTFRQIILPAMPNDVAEKIAYKNAWNLMTGEDWKD; translated from the coding sequence ATGAAAAAACATTTTATCTTTCTTGTATTGGTTTTGATTATTTCCCTCTATTCAACGGGATGTATGGCCCCTCAAAACAGTGGTTCGGTTATGCAGAATCCTCAGATCCCCTCAGTCCCTCCAAATGATTCTCAGATTATAACCAATACAAGCGGATCGGGTGTTCCACTAACTCAGATTACAGCCCTGCCTGTGAATCTGACCGATAAAAACGAACAGATAAAAACATTTGCGGAAAGTATACGGAAAATCAAAAAAACAGGTATCCACAACATTCCCATTATAGATGTAGAGTTCCACTGGGACAAGGACATGGATATTGGAAAGATTATCGATAATATGGACAGGAACGGTGTTGCATTAACCTGGCTCGGTCCCAATGAACAACAGGGGAGTGAAGAATCCTTAAGGCTTAACAAATTATATCCCGACAAATTTGTTCCAACCACCGTTCATGGCGACGGTCCACTGTGGCATGGCAGCGACATGAACTTTCTTGATAAACTGAATAGAGAAGTACGTTCAGGTGATTATTTTGCCATGGGTGAGTTTGAGGCACGTCATTACCCCTCAAGTACGAATAACCGGGATGTGCATATGCCCCTGGACTCAAATACTTTCGAGCTCGTTTTCAAAGCCTCAAATGATACCGGTGTTCCCTTCTTAATCCATCATGAAGCGGAAGATGCAATGCTTCCTGAGCTGGAGAAGACGCTCACAAAATATCCAAAGGCCAAAGTCGTCTGGTGCCATTTTGGCCGGAACAGGAATCCCGTTACCTGGAGCAAATTCACGACACCGGATGCTGCAAGGGAGCTTTTGATTAAATATCCGAACCTGTATTTTGATATCGTGCAATCACAACCCGGCTCAAAATACCAGACAGGGTATGTGGATGCAATCATGTATGATACTACACAATCCCCGTCCACCCTTAAACCCGAATGGAAAAAAGTAATCGAGGAGTTCCCCGACCGCTTTGTTCTGGGATCTGATATCAACGGCGGGCGGTTTGGAAGTTATGACCAGGTCCTGAATACATTCCGCCAAATCATTCTTCCTGCAATGCCAAACGACGTTGCTGAGAAAATTGCTTATAAAAACGCATGGAATCTGATGACCGGGGAGGATTGGAAGGATTAA
- a CDS encoding PAS domain-containing protein yields MSMDISDTIYRDLVECQQDLVVKFNPEGRLLFVNTAYCEAVGKPKEALTGSVFMPVTDERYSDVIATRMTRLFRPPFACMVEQWIQTPKGMRCFSWSAKSVLKGANTVESIVATGHDITRIKSEQKALKKKDEELMLAIESGKQMYYTHTPDHTMMFVSPRLRALLGCHPKEGKRTWTDYLTENPMNASGLERTLKAIASGRREPIYRLEMSSLDGHIIQLEVNEIPLVKNGKTVSIAGCVTDVTEKALVEEGLAEAEILIPDLAVSKKRLNDHSVSPVSRPKKQRSFFQSLFSRKPDVEEEDDFTGHPRNPK; encoded by the coding sequence ATGAGCATGGATATTTCGGATACGATATACCGGGATCTGGTAGAGTGCCAGCAGGACCTGGTAGTTAAGTTCAACCCGGAAGGCCGTCTTCTCTTTGTGAACACCGCTTACTGTGAAGCCGTGGGAAAACCAAAAGAGGCACTTACCGGCAGCGTGTTCATGCCGGTTACTGATGAGCGGTATTCCGATGTCATTGCCACCCGGATGACCAGGCTCTTCCGCCCGCCATTTGCCTGCATGGTAGAGCAGTGGATCCAGACCCCAAAGGGAATGCGGTGCTTCAGCTGGTCGGCAAAGTCGGTACTGAAAGGTGCCAATACGGTTGAATCGATTGTAGCTACCGGCCATGACATCACGCGGATCAAGAGCGAACAGAAAGCGCTGAAAAAGAAGGATGAGGAACTGATGCTCGCTATCGAGAGCGGGAAGCAGATGTATTACACCCATACTCCTGATCATACGATGATGTTTGTCAGCCCACGTTTGCGTGCTCTTCTCGGGTGTCATCCAAAGGAAGGAAAACGCACCTGGACGGATTATCTCACCGAGAATCCGATGAATGCCTCCGGGCTTGAACGGACCTTAAAGGCGATCGCATCCGGCCGGCGCGAACCTATCTACCGGTTGGAGATGAGCTCGCTTGACGGTCACATAATCCAGCTCGAAGTCAACGAGATCCCGCTGGTAAAGAACGGAAAGACGGTTTCGATAGCGGGATGCGTAACCGATGTTACCGAAAAAGCGCTGGTTGAAGAGGGGTTGGCTGAGGCCGAGATCCTGATCCCGGATCTCGCGGTATCAAAAAAACGCCTCAACGATCATTCTGTGTCTCCGGTATCCCGCCCGAAAAAACAGCGTAGCTTTTTCCAGTCCCTCTTCTCACGAAAACCGGATGTGGAAGAGGAGGATGATTTTACTGGACATCCCCGTAATCCGAAATAG
- a CDS encoding nitrogenase component 1, whose product MPECTNPLWPCAMTGAAACLAGYEGMTVVIHGSSGCYYYPTTLLHAPLHGTFILEHEIIFGSEDRLNEVIGGLSGKGKRIAVITTCVPAILGEDIRSMLEKHDVILVDSPGFSGDVEAGYKNALSILAPRVDTSAHGVNIDGACLFDPFSAGNVQEVGRLLSMAKIPAGTVFSHDRLEKVQHASPYTIGTNDDFASGIGEYCGGTLGFRAIETTFGKLGEVFEDADVDRVFSEVEQQEERLVRACDKYLLRFDPPSVAIFAGFSYALHTAGTLERYLDAEIRCIGSRNVPGESKYPVGQVTGLDEVRSLIGQHNPDLVMGSSFERSVCDARAFTGITPPLRGTVRLAPTPIAGINGTLSLVEQVINTCMDKKSGRS is encoded by the coding sequence ATGCCTGAATGCACCAATCCCCTCTGGCCCTGTGCAATGACCGGGGCGGCTGCCTGCCTTGCCGGATACGAAGGGATGACCGTCGTGATCCATGGATCGAGCGGCTGCTACTACTATCCAACCACGCTCCTCCACGCTCCCCTGCACGGGACATTCATCCTCGAACACGAGATCATCTTTGGCTCCGAGGACCGGCTCAATGAAGTGATCGGGGGATTGTCCGGAAAGGGCAAACGTATCGCAGTGATCACTACCTGTGTTCCGGCAATCCTTGGGGAGGATATCCGGTCCATGCTCGAAAAGCACGATGTTATTCTTGTAGACAGCCCGGGTTTTTCCGGTGATGTGGAGGCAGGATACAAAAATGCCCTCTCGATACTGGCACCTCGTGTTGATACCAGTGCCCATGGAGTAAATATTGATGGTGCCTGCCTGTTCGATCCCTTCTCTGCGGGCAATGTGCAGGAGGTCGGGCGATTGCTGAGTATGGCCAAAATACCTGCTGGCACGGTATTTTCCCATGACCGGCTTGAAAAAGTGCAGCATGCATCTCCATATACGATCGGCACGAATGACGATTTTGCAAGCGGCATTGGTGAGTATTGTGGGGGGACGCTCGGGTTCCGGGCGATCGAGACAACATTTGGAAAATTAGGAGAAGTGTTCGAGGACGCTGATGTGGACCGGGTCTTTTCAGAGGTTGAACAACAGGAGGAGCGTCTGGTCAGGGCATGTGACAAGTACCTGCTCCGGTTCGATCCGCCCTCTGTAGCAATTTTTGCCGGTTTTTCTTATGCACTGCATACTGCAGGAACCCTCGAACGGTACCTGGATGCGGAGATACGATGTATCGGGTCACGTAATGTTCCGGGCGAATCGAAGTACCCGGTAGGACAGGTTACCGGGCTTGATGAAGTGAGATCCCTGATCGGACAGCATAATCCGGATCTGGTAATGGGGTCCTCTTTTGAGCGTTCAGTCTGCGATGCCCGGGCTTTTACCGGCATCACACCGCCACTGCGGGGAACGGTCCGGCTTGCCCCCACCCCCATTGCGGGAATAAATGGGACCCTTTCTCTCGTGGAGCAGGTCATCAACACCTGCATGGACAAAAAAAGCGGCCGGTCCTGA
- a CDS encoding nitrogenase component 1 produces MSLNPLPIHTSRFGGCTLTGALSVTTHIRNTASLVHGPKGCTHHNFSLLHATGLDNDIVTLPALVSTALSESDIVFGGEGALLRTLDTVAERDIDAIFVLSTCIIDTIGDDVAAICSREYGIPVIIVPTAGFLGGTFQNGVANALCAIAGTAAPCPVNDWVNIIGEKNLEYEVEENYAEITRLLGMLGIPVNLRFVHDIAFEDIGTLGAARLNILREPALLSVGDYLEQRFGTPFIPTFPVGLSGTLSFLEAVAEIFGITSHPAVEKELLLQTDTLAGFSDLKGMAASFDPAMSDPDGVKSFYEVAEALHIHLKQPGTNGVSLGPGTPVGTTGVRRMLHRWRRQLHA; encoded by the coding sequence ATGAGCTTGAATCCCTTGCCTATTCATACATCTAGATTCGGTGGCTGCACCCTCACCGGGGCCCTCTCGGTGACGACCCATATCCGCAATACCGCAAGTCTTGTCCATGGGCCAAAAGGGTGCACCCATCATAACTTCTCCCTGTTGCACGCTACCGGGCTTGACAATGATATCGTCACCCTGCCGGCACTGGTTTCTACTGCCTTAAGCGAGAGTGATATTGTGTTTGGGGGGGAGGGGGCACTGCTTCGCACCCTTGATACTGTGGCAGAACGTGACATCGATGCCATATTCGTGCTCTCTACCTGCATTATTGATACCATAGGTGATGATGTAGCCGCAATCTGCAGCAGGGAGTATGGCATACCCGTGATCATTGTGCCAACTGCCGGTTTCCTTGGGGGTACGTTCCAGAACGGGGTGGCTAATGCCCTCTGTGCAATCGCCGGTACCGCTGCACCCTGCCCCGTGAATGACTGGGTGAATATCATTGGTGAAAAAAATCTCGAATACGAGGTTGAAGAAAACTATGCAGAAATAACCCGGCTCTTAGGAATGCTCGGTATTCCGGTGAACCTGCGGTTCGTGCATGATATCGCGTTTGAGGATATCGGGACGCTGGGTGCTGCCCGGCTCAATATCCTGCGGGAACCTGCGCTCCTGTCGGTGGGAGATTACCTGGAGCAGCGATTTGGCACTCCTTTTATCCCGACATTTCCGGTCGGACTCTCCGGCACGCTCTCGTTTTTGGAAGCCGTTGCTGAAATTTTTGGCATAACCAGCCATCCGGCCGTGGAAAAAGAACTTCTGTTACAGACAGATACCCTTGCCGGTTTTTCTGATCTCAAGGGTATGGCTGCATCGTTTGATCCGGCTATGAGTGATCCGGATGGCGTGAAATCTTTTTATGAAGTGGCAGAGGCATTACATATCCACCTGAAACAACCGGGCACGAACGGCGTTTCACTCGGTCCTGGTACCCCGGTGGGAACTACCGGTGTGCGGCGGATGCTCCACCGCTGGAGGCGCCAGCTTCATGCCTGA